ATGTCAAACAAAACTTGTTCTAACTCTTAACAAGTTAATTCATCTTCCAAACTTTTTTTGTGATTCAAATTGAAAAATTGAATTGAGATTGGAAGTGATTCATGACTAACCTTGTAAAGTATCAGTTGAGATATCCAGGGTTTAACCACTTTAATCTCAAAGGCATCAGATTCGTGAAGTTTCAATATTTCATCATACTTCTGAGATAGATAAAAAGAAATCTTTAACTAGAAGTTTGTATAAAATGTAACAGAGTGAAGATATATGTTAATTAGGGAAGAAATTAACTAACCTCTTTAGTGTTTAACTTCTTAGGCTTCTTACACTCTTTACCTTTCTTACACTCATTACAGTTCTTACAGTCAAATATGTCAGAATAAGTACGAAGCAGTTCGTCCATTTGCTCGCCAAGCACTGTTCGGGCTTCCTCCAACTTTTCCTACGCAATCAACTCAGATTCAAACTATTTTATCTttggacaatttttttttaaatatatacaattttacTGAGAATTGTAACATGTATAAAAATTTTGGATTGTATATGTTAttaactttaagcctaactcaaccccataaaaccggtccgatagcgggtggcacgataggtccaacacaaacactcgttaagatagactcgaaatggctctgataccatattacaaagtggactttaagcctaactcaaccccataaacccatttatatacaatgaattatCATCATCTCTAGTCGaggtgggatctccaacacatgtgtcattattctttctttttcaatATTTCGTTTTCTgtgcaaatattttattttgtatcatATAATATTAAAGTACTGTAAAATTGTACACtaaaatataacatatataacacaaattaaaaattatggaaCAGACAAATTATATAtgaacttttttaaaatttatgcataaattaactttaattaataaaaatattttatttttagtttttattctttctctcttaaaaaattttatgataaaaatcGTTAGAAGTTATAACTACtatctttatttatattaaaaatattttttacttttcttagcatactttttacttttatttctctctatgtaaaatatttaaaaaataagtaaatataaaactaacactaaatatttataaattgataaataaaaaaactgttGAGTGTAATTTtactacaaaaaaaatagtaaatataaaactaacactaaatatttataaattgataaataaaaaaattgttgagtGTAATTTTACCACACAAAAAAATCACTATATCAATCATATtttgagacaaaaaataattaataataaattagatattattttagaaactaaaaaattattagtatttatatgatttttattattaataaaaaattatagaataatTTATAAAGTGGTATTTAGAATAACTACCAAAATTTTatctgtatttttattttaacttaatcTTTACCGGACTAATAGATGACTAATTTAGAACATAGAGTATCTATGATATTGATAGttggttagatatcaatttagaaattattttataaatttatattaataatagaaactattttaaatactaataatttttttactttataaaatagtctttaatttaatcaatataataactaataattttgatttttaaaattagtttttattagtttttattattaattttattttagtgtttATGAATGAAAAGGTGATTTTTCCTTATAGTATActgtttatttaaatataaaaaaaataattaatctttataataataattaaaaaatataaggtGTAAATTAGTTTTTCTTTAGTTCATACCTGAATTATGAAAACTTCTACCAAAGCCACTCCAAGGTTCTGTACTTCCTCTGGGTAATTATTCTTCTTGCACTTCTCGTATTGTTCTTTCAGTGTTTTCAGTGCTTTACCTCCGTTATCAGATTTGCTTTGACCAATAGCAATCGACTGAAAATGACAAAGAGGCAAGGCATGTTGAATAAAAAATGATTAGCTAATAATTATCTTCATTCTTTTAAATGCAGCATCAACCTTTTGGTGTTTCACTTCATTGTTCACAACAAAATCTAGAACTAGTATTATATTATAGCAGAAGAAGAAAACCTTAAGGGTGTTAACTTGTTCTTTGCTAGGTCTATCATCACTAAACTTGGAAGGGATAATCTCATTCTGATGAGTTGCATCATCTTCTGCATCTTCTGCATCTTCCTTTATTTTCAACAATGACTCAAGAGCCGTCTTTCCACGGCCATCAAGCATAGATGAATCAAATTTTCCAGATTGTTGACAAGCATGAGCAGTGATGAGTTTTGGATTCATCTTAAAGTTAAACAATCCAAGAACACATGCCAGCACAAGAGAAGCTCCTGTCACCCCTCTCAAAATTTTGCTGCCTCTTCCCTCGTTCTGGGAGGAGGGCTGAGAGAATCTTCCAAGTATGCAATTTGCATGCCCTGATGAACGTGTAACTGGGTGTCTGGTGGTGGAAAATTGAGGGGCACAAAGAGGTGTGGCATGGTTAAACCTGAGATGAAATCTGGTGGAGCCTGCACCTTGAAATCCTTTGGAGCTGTAGGGAAAGGGACAGTAACGTAGGGAAATAGCAGATTCCATCTGATGGAAATTATTGCAGGACAAATTCTGTATAATTAGAAGCATATGTGTCAACAAGTGTACTACAACAAGTATTTATAAAATGCGTGAGAATGAAATAAGTGCATCCATGGTAAAGAAAAGTTTGAAGGGAGGTATCTATTTTGTGTTTTGAAAGAAAGCTGAGAAAAATGGGTGGGTACGTATAATTTCTTTGCTTCTTTTTACACATTAGCCAAGAACCACGTTTTTTCACTTTACTAGCCCCACCTTGCTAATCAGAATATATCTTTGCTTAAAACAAGGGAATTACTGTGGACACAAAATTTGAATTTCTTTGCCTAACTACCAGGCCTAGAATAGCATCAGAATGTTTGCATCACActtcacaaactttttatatttcGTCTTTAACTTGCTGCTTATTGACTTGTGAGGAATACTCATTTAACTAAAACTTGTTCTTTGTCGCATTGGAAAAAGGAAAAGGTTCGACTGGAAGAAAAGCTAGCTTCTGTATATGGAGATTTTGGTGAAAGAATTGTAGGAATATGGATCTGAGTGAAGCTTCAAGCTTAAATAGGTTGGAGGTTTTCCTAGGTTTATGTGGAGGTTTCCCTGGGTTTACTACATAGATAAACGAAATCCAACAACACATGGATGTTCAGATTCTTCTAGAGGCTTTTACTTGATTAGGATAATCTTGATTTCAAGAATTTTAGGTTGTGAGCCAAATTCTGAGGTATTGAAGTGTTCATTGATAACCAGAGACAACTTTGAATTAAAAGCACCACCATCTTTGGAAAAAAAAAGCTGCCAAAGAAAAATTGGCAATACTAGCTAAAGCATCAGATTCAACAAGAAAATCATGCCAGAATCAAAACTTGGTAGAGGAAAAGCTAGTGTActataagttttttatttttagcctTTGATTCTTTGGTAACGttagttattttatattatatatgacAAGCAAATTTTAATAGTAGCActacaataaaaacatgaaatagaaaccaactttagagactattttagaaactaaaaaaaatgtttctaaattagtttttattattgttaaatagtttttaaattggtatctaattacctactaaggttttaactaccaattatttagtttctaaatttggtagcaaaaattttGGTTACTCTCTTGAAACGTCTAACATGTGTCTATTGGTGACTCTTGGATTCCAAAATTCGAAGAGAATCAGATAAATTTTATGATCTAAAACTTTTACAGAATAGAGttatttatttcttcttctattCTTTTAGTCTTTCTCTTGTGAATCTTTCTTGAGATTTTTTAtagatttcttcttctttatttttctttgtcgTGCTTCTTGTTTTTATTCCTATTTGTTCTTCTTCTCCATCCTTAACAAGCTCTTCCTTGTCCTTATTTACATCAGGTCCTTATTCCTCTTTTTGCTACTATTGTCAGATAGAAGTTTAAACTCCAATGTAGATTTTTACTTTCAACCACTGAAGCCAAGTAAGTGGCAATCTCATAAGCAACTAAAGAGTTTATTGTTGCAAGCGACATAAATCGTCACGTGAAAGAAGCGAGGTAGGTCAAGTAACAATGAAATCGTAACATTTGGGTTACGCTCTTAAGTAGAAAGAGTTGTCTCTTAACTATCAATTATAACTTTTGTCCTAGTGGTAAACGCTTAATCCAACAATTGGTGTCATAGTCAAGTTATAATTTTGGGGCAATTATTGAAGAAAATTGTTGTAAGGGGCATCAATTGTCCCATGGAGGAGGTCAAAAGTTAAGTCACAAATGAATTAAGATGTTTAGGCGGCTATACTCTTAAGTAGAAAGAGTTATACCCTAACTATcatctataattttttatcaagtGGTAAGTACTTGATCCAACAAATATGGATGAAGAACCTTCTCAAATAATTAGGAAAGGGGCAAGATTATTCTCTATTATTTAATGACAATATGTCTTGCTAAAAATTCAATCCTTCATTCTAGATGCAAGCACATTAAATTGAAGTATCATTTtatgaaaaacttgataattGATGGAGATTTGTTGTTGTTGAAGATTTCATGATCAAAGAATCCAATTGATATGTTGACCAAGACTATCACAACAAATAAGTTAAGGTTTTGTATTTGTCTTAACTATCCTTCAAGGATAATTGATTATAAAGGCACTACACTAGGTGATGATAATCAAACTCCAAAAGGGAGAATTACTAGTAATTTAAAGTTTGGTTGTAGACCCACATAGTATAATATTGAGGGATATTTTTTTCTATGTTGGTATATAAGCAacacatgataaaaaaaaaaaataagcataccaaaatcaaatattttctaatatagTTTCGTGTTGAACCATGTTATGTTCTTCTATGATTTCAACACGTAATGTCTATACTTATATCTTCAACATTATGTGTTGAACCACGTTATGTTCTTCTATGATTTCTTTTCTCTCTCATCTCTTTTTGTTGCTCTACTCCTAATAcctttaaattataataaaatctaGAGTAAATAGTCGGttcaatacaataaatatttacatatttcaCTTTTAGTATGATAAAAAAGAAGTTACCGTTTTAACAACAACTTTAATTCTATTAGTTTTGTTTTACTATAttacatgtttttttctttagtAATTGACATATGTGTttattaaaaggaaaattaatcttaatatgtaattaactttgactaaacattttaaattttacaaaaagtAAGAAACTCTCTTCAAGGTTaattgcaaattaattttaatatttttttaataaacacaaATAACAagtaataaatactaaatacacTTCAATGATAAAATGTAGAATGTTTGATTAGATAATAAGACTATATGAAGTTGTTGTGAATGGAATCCTCTTGATATTGACATATATGGAGTGATTGAAAGCACCAAGAACACTCACCCGACCATAATCCGCATAACTGATTTAGCTACATATCGTTTCTACAATCATGGAATTGAATGAATAAACTTCATTCTCAGTAAAAACTACTTTCATTCAGGAATCAAATACCAGTTCTAAAACCCTGTTCTAAGCAATACCACTTTGAGTAAACTAATTTGAGATGGAGGAAATTTTAATTCTACttttaaaacttgttttaagAAATACCACTTTTTTTAAGTAGTTAAAAGGTTTGATCCATTCGATTACTATAGTTTGGTGAATGTATAATTTTAGTTTctgtaaacaaaattaattgcatatgtgattatttactttttaaattaagtaATTTGTTCTAATATGATACATTTTTTTGCTTAAAtccacttttttgtttttatagatTTTCAAATATGTGATTTGTGTCAATGTCAAAAATTTAattgtatatttaattattagattttattaaattaagcaattttaattcattattaatatttttcaatttgatGACAATTTTGTTTacgtaaaatattaataataatgttcgATTATAAGTTTTAATATTGTTATCACGAAACGTGTGttagtatttttttagtaattagaTGATATATTATCTTGGACTAAAATTGCTTAATTTTGAAAACTCGTACTATTGAAATTTTATGGGCACCAAAATTACACATTGACAAGAGTATGggataaaaattaaagaaaaaagtacaaaatttctatatattttttttcttcttttagctGTGTTATTCTCTGAAGGTATAGTTTTTATAAActacaaaaagaaaacaaaattaagtaCTCTTAAGTCAAGCACAAAcatttcaattaaattaataaataaatgcatgtacacttttatttatttatatcattGTCAAcaatattacaataaaattactaaataaaaataaaaaatatttagtttctattataactaaattaaaaatcattttaaagattaaaaaaagttattagtttctattattgataaataatttttaaattagtatctaattagctaccaaggttttaactaccaattatttagattctaaatttggtagaaaaatcttagtagctaattagaaactaatttagaaactatttatcaataatagaaactaatttagaaatcagaaaaaaaaaatatttaaaatgatctctaatttagttaatataacaactattttttttcttctaaaattgatttttatttaatgattttcttgtagtaaaaaTTCTCAtatttttgcattttgaaaatatacctaCCTAACaacttgctgataaaaaaaaaaaaaaaaaaaaaaaaaaaaaaaaacctacctAACAACTCAATCAAttatatctattttattttttaatttaaaatattaatatatcattatattattataaaggaCTATCAGATGAATGTTTTTACTACTGAGAatgtaaaagttttttttttcttattacaaCGGAGAACATCCTTGGGTGATAAAGTACAAGTACCTTACAAGAAGGTCCCATAGCCCATGAATGAATGTGTGTGGGCCTTAACTTAATGGAACAATGAATATCTTATCATCACATCACTCCTTTATCTAGTTTTATAACCAAACCAAAAACTCAAAGCAAGGGAAATGCATGGAAACCACTTGATGGGAAACCTAATAACATTAACAACCTCCAAACATCTCTTCCTTTGTTTCTCTTTGTTCTATCTCTTTTTCACCTATCTCTTCCTTGCTCTTTACGTCATTTCCTCTCAATCCAAATGCCTTTTAAGATCACACCCTTTTGATCCAATTCAATCTTCTTCTCTCTTCTCCTACCCTTCTTCCTATGGACAGCACAAGTATGCCATCTCAACCTCACGTTCTACCTGCTCTTTTCCTCTCAATTTTTCAGGTACTATTCACTAATGCTAAGGCTTGTTATGACCCCACAAAATGTTTGGCCACTTTTTCTGTTTTTGGTATGAAGATAGCCTCTTTTGGCTAAAGGGAGTTGGGTTCTGTGTTCAGATTACTGGTATGTTTTGAAGGAGATTCAGAATTTGCGTAAGAGCCATGAATGTTCTACAAGAAATGTGAGGTACATGCAGATGCAGGGTGCTGGTCATAGTTTCGGTGGGAATCTGAGTAATCATTTAAGGTTTTCTTATTTTGATCACCAAAACGATAGCAGGGAAGTGCCATGTGGCTTCTTCAAGAAATTTCCAATTAGTGATTCTGGTTAGTTCCTCTCCCTCCCTTTTCTATGTATTCATGAGTTAGTGAAAAAATGATGGAGACTCTTAACTTCAGTgagtattaagaaaaataatgagATAGATTTGAAGCGGGAAAAAGGTATTTGTGCAACTTATGTTCGAGttatattatatgtaatatGTATGACAAAATACTAAATGAGAATTTCTCGAAAcaaaagtaatatatatatatatatatatatatatatatatattttaaggcTAGGTGTAAATAGTCTTCAgtcttattaataaaatattgaattagCTTACTACAATgtaagaaatattatttttattaaatacttttttttaaaatgatatcgttttgattaaaaaaaaataagaaactaGTATTAAATAAAGATTAATTTCTTACCAATAaactgaaaaagaaaaacatgagCTTTGGATATAAACCTTTTAAAATATGATGgataaaagaaaattgaaataaagGATTTGGGTCTATTCAAATTTTAAGAATACATgcatatatgtgtgtgtgaatAAAAGAATGACTTGAAAGTATAAAGTAGAGAAGATGGCAAAACATATGTTTCTATAATACAAGTAtctataatcaaaattataaataatgagaaaattaattttaaaacgaATGAAGTTACCGAGAGTAATTTGTTGTCGTGAagtatttaaagttttattataCTATTACAAATCcaactaaatatattttatggtGGTGAATATTGAagtttaaaacaaataattaaactggaaaaaaaagtaagaataaCACAAATAAGTATGATAAGATAGATTCATTATAGTAACAAACATGACATGATTATAACCAGAAAATACTTATGTGACATTTACtgagaaaaggagaaaaaatgATTAAGATATCTTAGAGACACGAATTAGAAGTATTAAAAAGAGATTGCCTAGTAAATAATTTGATTAGAATTATGTTTTTAACTAAATTCAAACAAGATTATCAATGATTCATATGgtaatatcaaaattaaaaatgttttcatcATAATTCATGTTCATCCTTTTTTTCTCTCTGGATATGCAGATCGAATTGCCATGGAAAAGTGTGAAAGTGTAGTTGTAGTTTCAGCAATATTCAATGACCACGACAAGATCCGGCAACCTAGGGGTCTGGGGTCCCAAACACTAGAAAATGTTTGCTTCTCCATGTTCATAGATGATGTTACCCTCAAAGGGCTTCAATATCATGGCTTAATTTCAACAAAATCAAGTGGATACAAGATAGGTGTGTGGAGGATTGTGAAGGTTACAAAAGAGGATTTGTATCACAACCCAGCAATGAATGGTGTTATACCAAAATATTTAGTTCATAGACTTTTCCCAAATTCCCAATTCAGTGTTTGGATTGATGCAAAGCTGCAACTAATGGTTGATCCATTGTTGCTCATTCATTCACTTGTTATATCTCAGAATGCAGACATGGCTATATCAAAACACCCATATTTTGTTCATACCATGGAAGAAGCAATGGCCACAGCAAGATGGAAGAAATGGTGGGATGTGAATGCCTTGAAGATGCAGATGGAGACCTACTGTGCAAATGGATTGCAGCCGTGGAGTTCCAGCAAAATGCCATACTCATCAGGTAATTGCATCTTATGTTCTTAATATCTTTATTGTTTTGTGTATTTACATGTTCAACCTATCAAAAATCATCATAAGTAAAACTTTTTAAGGTAATAGTTATATGAGAGGTTTGATTGAAAAACTTCTCAACAAAATGAGTATTTTCTTATCTCTTAAAAAAGTCATTAAACTTATCAAATATGATCATTTATAGGATTATAGATGATAATGCAAAAAAGTTGCACACTATTTACTCATTAAACTATTTGTTAAGGGAATTAACTCTAATCCACCCTAAACTTGCATGGCCTGTAGTATCATGAACTTTAGAAAAGGTTTCTTCGCACATTATCATTTATGTTTGGAAGCTTCATCTAAATTATTACTATGGAATCAATATAATTGGTAGATGTGCCAGACAGTGCATTGATCCTGAGGAAGCATGGACTAAGAAGTAATCTATTCTCCTGTCTTATATTCAATGAGTTGGAGGCTTTTAACCCAAGAGACCAATTAGCTTTTGCATTTGTTAGAGATCACATGAACCCCAAGTTGAAGCTGAACATGTTTCAGGTTGAAGTTTTTGAACAAGTGACTGTGGAGTATAGGCACAATCTCAAGCCAAGTGATGTTTCCATTGCCAAAAAATTATCTATGACAAGAAAAACTGTGAGGGCAGAACCAGATTTGTTGCATGAAAATGGAAGCTGTAGCAGCAAGTGCCAGCAGTATCTTGCTACCATGTGGGGTCTTATCAATAATGCCCCAAGACCAAAGAATGAATAATTGTTTGATAAAGAGGTTCAAGAAacaaatcaaagaaaaaatataacttCATAATTGGATTTGTCTTCtaacaaaaaaggaaaagaaagattCTTCCATTAAGAAAGAGAATCTGGAAACATGCTCCAGTTTAACCGGACTATTGTGTTCTTTCTGCATCCATgactttttaaataaattccTTTTGTTTAACTCTTTTTACTTTTGTTTGAAAATGTTGAAACTTAAGAATAGTGGTGATATTTTTCCAAAATCCAGAAGTAGCTAAGAATGAAGGGAAAAAGAAGATTCGTGGCACTTAGCAGCAAAATAATTAATCAGGAACTTTTTTCTGGAAGAGGGATTTATCgagaaaaattaatataagcTGGGATAATTTGATCCTATGTGAAACCTGAAATTGTCAATggcataaaataacaaaataataactaaGATCCACATTTTGGTCCCATATGATATTTTCAGTTATTATTGAAACTTTCAAGCTAAGTTCTACTTatgatttattgtttttaatagttttattcaatttaaGGGTAAACATAATCAGGACCATGGTATTTTATAACAGATTCAAGTTATAACATCATCTTAATTCCAAGTGATGTCcaatatttttaacatatatatgtatatactttttgttaatattataacaatatataatatcTTACACTGATATTATATTTACATGGATGTTACCTGTGATAAAATATACCTTTTAAATACTGTGTTGCATTTCTTCAACTATATAGTTTAATTTCTcgtaatattaaaattaatatatgattaggtagtgaataaatttcaataaataatctCATAAGAATTTAGGatcaaatagaaattaaaacaaactCATCACCCCAATTTGGTCCTATAAATATTCCTAACCCCAGTCACCAGACAATCATGAATTAAATTTAagagtaaattaaaattaaattctttacaatttagaaaaaaaaaaatcgaatTCCATATAATAATTCTAGTTTCTGAATACTTACAGCTATATATTTATAAGGATATATAAGCCatggtaaaaaaaatcaaagattagtacaatatattaaaaaaaagccAAAAATAATTAGGAAAGTTTTCTGTAAATCTCCAAAAAAGATCGAGCAAAatctgaaataaaaataaaaacgcAATTTCCTCTAAAttttaagctatcacacacaccTAACACTGAAATTGTCACGTCATATAAGAGTAAGCACAAAAAGGACATATCTTTTAACAACAATCAATAACCTCTATAATGCAAACCTCTGTTTATGAAGCATCTACAAACTTGGCGTCTTTTAAAGCCTACCCATCCTTCACCATTGGGTAGAGGTTGCTTCACAACCCCACTAACATAGAAGTCGAGAACAGTACCTACGCAATTTCTTTCAAAACTTTAGCTGGTACCTGACTGAGTTTTACTGTGCCAGCagcattttatatattttactgGCTACCAACAATTGCATGAAAATGGTACAGAAAAAGTTATCTTTCTTGGCGTAATTTCCCAAAATTACTTGTGGGAGTTGAATATTAATTCTCGAACCAAAAATCAACGACTTGGTACTTTCAACAATAGAGTAATACAACATAATATAGTTGGAGAATTTAAGGTGGGAAAACCCAAAGTCATGTAAACTATATACGATAGAAGAGTACAGAAAGGGGTATTTAAACTGTTGCAGGGTCGTTGATCACGCCCAAGAAATCATCTTTTATGGTACCTATGCAGAACTGCCAAAAGAAAACGCATTATATCAGGTGAGTTCTGAAAAAACATTGAAATTTAAAACCAGATAAAATATTCAATATGCAAAGGAAAAGCTTATCTGTGTCTCTACACTTGTCATTTTAAAAACTGAACAGTTGCAAAGTTCATATCTATAGCACTACAATTGATGGGAAGGAAAACATAGATCAAGCACGTGCAGGAGTATTAAAACTTTAATAGCATACAATCTAGTATCATATGCTTGCTAAAATGATATTAGTTTTACAAGGCCATCAGCATCATTAGTTCTTTCACACAAGGCGTACAAGATAATCATGTCATGGTAGGAACAATACAAGCAACATGTGACATCAACAAGTTggtaaaaatattatcattCTCATTGCATGCAGTAACTGGAGAATATCTAATCATAATTTTCTCCCGACAATCAAGGGTTTACTAATAAAGTAAAGCTGCAGCATGGAGTAGCAATGCTTCGTCGCATACCACAAATATGGGCGTAAATTTATAACTCAATCATGATAGCTAGAAACTTTTCTTGGTAAAATTCCATGTTGATTTTGGACCAGGGTTAAGTTTAAATATGGACAAGAGTTACAAACACAGTAAATTACCAGCAAACAAGCATAAATTAGCATTCCAGAGATGTAAAAATATCACCACTTTCATGATATTCACATACTACTGCAACGATAGTGGTCATGAGCTAAGCATTAAAATTAGCAAAAAAACTGAAAGGTTCTTTTCAGAGGCATTTGTAATTGTGAAAAAAATGTGGGAAAAACAAAAAAGCTATATCCTTTACAGAGCTAAAAATCTTTCAATTAGTTTAAATTTCTCAAAACAGAATTTAGCATAAAACTGATGGAGCTTAAATTAAGAGCATTCAACAAAATAAAGTATAAGGCATGATATAAAGGCATACAATCTCAGTAGCATCCACTCGAGTCCCAATTATCTTAAGTCTCACTTCACTATCTTTTTGAATCTTAACCTGCAAAAGaccaattaattaaaataaaaacataaccCATAATCATCAAATAAGACATgacaacaaacaaaaaatataaaataatttgctCTCTTCTTTTCCATTGGTGAAGTAATAAATGATACATACAGATCCATCTGAAGTAGTGTAATTTGGCATGTCTCCAGACTGGAACTCCATATCATCCGGAATCAActaaaagagagagaaaaaaagagtcTCAACAAACAAATCTATGtataaaaaactataattaCAAGTTGAATTGAAACTTTTTCAGTTTCAAAGTATTGCCATAATCTATTtcaatttaatgaaaaaaaggGAAAGTTTTAATGGTTTGAGATGTATGGTAAGACTAAAGCAAACCCATTATGATTGAGAATTTT
The sequence above is a segment of the Phaseolus vulgaris cultivar G19833 chromosome 2, P. vulgaris v2.0, whole genome shotgun sequence genome. Coding sequences within it:
- the LOC137809730 gene encoding uncharacterized protein, whose product is MLLIIQNLSCNNFHQMESAISLRYCPFPYSSKGFQGAGSTRFHLRFNHATPLCAPQFSTTRHPVTRSSGHANCILGRFSQPSSQNEGRGSKILRGVTGASLVLACVLGLFNFKMNPKLITAHACQQSGKFDSSMLDGRGKTALESLLKIKEDAEDAEDDATHQNEIIPSKFSDDRPSKEQVNTLKSIAIGQSKSDNGGKALKTLKEQYEKCKKNNYPEEVQNLGVALVEVFIIQEKLEEARTVLGEQMDELLRTYSDIFDCKNCNECKKGKECKKPKKLNTKEKYDEILKLHESDAFEIKVVKPWISQLILYKAIVHTMLEDKEEGEWRRGNKEAMEWRKAFIKTF
- the LOC137809731 gene encoding alkaline ceramidase TOD1-like, with the protein product MGNLITLTTSKHLFLCFSLFYLFFTYLFLALYVISSQSKCLLRSHPFDPIQSSSLFSYPSSYGQHKYAISTSRSTCSFPLNFSDYWYVLKEIQNLRKSHECSTRNVRYMQMQGAGHSFGGNLSNHLRFSYFDHQNDSREVPCGFFKKFPISDSDRIAMEKCESVVVVSAIFNDHDKIRQPRGLGSQTLENVCFSMFIDDVTLKGLQYHGLISTKSSGYKIGVWRIVKVTKEDLYHNPAMNGVIPKYLVHRLFPNSQFSVWIDAKLQLMVDPLLLIHSLVISQNADMAISKHPYFVHTMEEAMATARWKKWWDVNALKMQMETYCANGLQPWSSSKMPYSSDVPDSALILRKHGLRSNLFSCLIFNELEAFNPRDQLAFAFVRDHMNPKLKLNMFQVEVFEQVTVEYRHNLKPSDVSIAKKLSMTRKTVRAEPDLLHENGSCSSKCQQYLATMWGLINNAPRPKNE